A region of the Synechococcus sp. PCC 7502 genome:
AGATTTGTACCACTTGGTTAGGACGATAGATTTCTACAGTTCTCTGCTTGGGATCAATGAGCCATCCCATTTGGCAGTCGTTATCTATGTATTCCTGCATTTTAACTTGAAGTGGTTTGAGGCTATCTGTGGGCGATCGCAACTCCACCACAAAATCAGGACATAGGGGGAGAAATTTTTGACGTTGTTCTAGTGTAAATGCGGCTAATCTTTCTAGTTTTAACCACGAAGCATCGGGCGATCGCTCTGCCCCATTAGGCAAAATAAAACCCGTTGATGAATCACATACCTTCCCTAATTTGTACTGACGATTCCAAGCTTGAAGTTGATAGATCAGATCGCTGTTACGATTACCAGTTTCAAATCCAGTGGGAGGCATAATCACTAGTTCTCCATTACTACTCCGTTCGATTCTTACATCTCGGTTTTGTTGGCAAACTTCAAATAACTGATCAGGGGTTAGATCAATTGTGGGCTTGAGATTTAAAGTGATAGATTCCATAGCACACTACCTAATTCATGATTGGCTTGATTGGTTTGATTTTATCTTAGCTAATGCCCAATCCACGACGGAGAGTAATTATATGGCTATATATTTAGGGATAATTTCAAGATATAGGGGAAATCTTTGCAGATAGAAGGTTGCCAGATGCCAAAGACTTGAGTTTAATAGTATTTATACTAAGCATGGAAAAAAACAGTGACTAAACCAAGTGCGATCGCTAATATCACGGCACAGGAAATCCTAGATTCACGGGGAAGACCAACCATTGAGGCAACAGTCCAGCTTGAATCTGGAGTAATAGGATTGGCTCAAGTCCCCAGTGGTGCTTCTACGGGTAGTTTTGAGGCTCATGAATTGCGGGATGGCGATAAAAGTCGATATGGCGGGAAAGGTGTATTAACTGCCGTACGGAATGTCACCGAGAAGATTTTGCCAGTATTAAAAGGTTTAGATGCCCTTGATCAAGAAACCTGCGATCGCACCATGCTGAAACGAGATGGATCGCAAAATAAATCTAATCTGGGCGCAAATGCAATTTTAGCGGTGTCCTTGGCAACTTCTAAGGCGGCAGCAAATTACTTACAACTGCCTCTATATCG
Encoded here:
- a CDS encoding Uma2 family endonuclease; the protein is MESITLNLKPTIDLTPDQLFEVCQQNRDVRIERSSNGELVIMPPTGFETGNRNSDLIYQLQAWNRQYKLGKVCDSSTGFILPNGAERSPDASWLKLERLAAFTLEQRQKFLPLCPDFVVELRSPTDSLKPLQVKMQEYIDNDCQMGWLIDPKQRTVEIYRPNQVVQILQSPISVSGENILPNFVLELSEIFTNN